Part of the Carnobacterium pleistocenium FTR1 genome is shown below.
CTACTAAAGAGATCATTGCTATTACTGTTAGTATTCCGAAGAAACCGTAAAACCAAATGAAGTCTTTTTTGTTAATCTTTTTACTTCCGAAAAAATACATATTTGAAGCCCAAATGAGTCTTTTGACTGTTTCTGCTGACATTATTGTTCCTCCTTTATTTGTGTAACTAATATGGTGACTAATACTAACCAGCAAATAGATCCGATTATTACGAATAAACCTGTTAGTGCTAAAATTAAGCCCTCCAACAAACTACTTCCTCCTTGATGGTTGCTCTGTCAATCTTCCTAGACAAAACTTTCAACTTCTTATCCAATGCTGCAGAAATTCCAAAACATTGTTGTTCTAATGCTCCGATTTGTTTTTCACGGATTGCTCTGAAATTATTTAAATCTTTTTCTAAGCTCATGAACGAACCTCTAAGACTTCTTTTGGAGATATTTTTTTACTCAAGTAACGATTAGCTTCTTTCCACTTTAGGTACCAGATAAAAGTATGGATATTGATAAAAGTAGTTGAATGACCTGGTTTGATAACTCCTTCAGAAAATTCTGGAATAGCCTCCATTTCATTTTGATAATTATCAAGTGATGATCTAGACAATCCGTTAAATCGTTTTAAAAGTTCCTTCTTTCTGTCCCATTCAGTTTCGACATTTTTGTTCTCAGAAATTTCAATTAATTCTTTAATGGTTGGTGTTTTCATAAGTAACACTCCTTTTCTTAGTTTCTTTCCTCACCAAGGTATCCTTGCATCTTCCAATAACTTTTTCTGTTGCTAACAGCTTGCATGATAGATAAGTCTGTTTTTGCTAACATAGACATTACTAGTCTTGTTTCGAGTAACATTTCATCTAAATATTCGTTCGCATAACTTTTAATGATATCTAGGTCTTCTCGAGTAAGGCAGTGATCATTTTTGCTCAAAGATCTTAGCGCAACTTCTTTTTTAGTTTTTCTTTCATTCGCTTCTTGTTGCTGAAGAAAATCTAAAACGTGAGGATTGTCCTGGTAAACGATTGTTTCCATAGCAGGTAATGTCCCGAAAAATTCATTTGATAAATTTTGGTTTAGCATTGAATCGTTAAGGACCTCTGCTATATCCTGAATCGCTTCGATAGGTGTTG
Proteins encoded:
- a CDS encoding helix-turn-helix domain-containing protein, with amino-acid sequence MTVSRTIGSQLKKAIKRKDMSQVQLSVQINRSASTVNSYLQNQPTPIEAIQDIAEVLNDSMLNQNLSNEFFGTLPAMETIVYQDNPHVLDFLQQQEANERKTKKEVALRSLSKNDHCLTREDLDIIKSYANEYLDEMLLETRLVMSMLAKTDLSIMQAVSNRKSYWKMQGYLGEERN